A window of the Henckelia pumila isolate YLH828 chromosome 3, ASM3356847v2, whole genome shotgun sequence genome harbors these coding sequences:
- the LOC140889679 gene encoding uncharacterized protein, whose translation MGYYLANGIYPKWSAIVQRIHDPRGPKKKYFAMKQESCRKDVERAFGVLQSRFAIVASPARGWKKRHLHDIMTSCIIMHNMIIEDERDLSAPIQDARETPAPEVEMIVDENMKFQEFLNRYKKIKDKYAHYALRNALIEHLWDEYSSSNV comes from the coding sequence ATGGGATATTACTTAGCTAATGGTATTTATCCAAAATGGTCAGCTATTGTGCAAAGAATTCATGATCCACGCGGACCAAAAAAGAAATATTTCGCAATGAAGCAAGAATCTTGCAGAAAAGATGTTGAACGTGCATTTGGAGTCCTTCAATCACGATTTGCTATCGTGGCGTCACCAGCACGTGGTTGGAAGAAACGTCATTTACATGACATAATGACATCATGTATCATAATGCACAACATGATTATCGAAGATGAACGCGATCTCAGTGCACCCATTCAAGATGCGCGAGAAACACCTGCTCCAGAAGTCGAAATGATTGTCGATGAGAATATGAAGTTTCAAGAATTTCTCAAtcgatataaaaaaataaaagacaaaTATGCTCACTACGCACTGCGGAATGCTTTAATTGAGCATTTGTGGGATGAATATAGTAGTTCAAATGTTTGA